In one Sander lucioperca isolate FBNREF2018 chromosome 7, SLUC_FBN_1.2, whole genome shotgun sequence genomic region, the following are encoded:
- the si:dkeyp-19e1.3 gene encoding USP6 N-terminal-like protein isoform X1 produces the protein MNLVGPFSLDFDMKKDIDTLLAEERAEIIAKYDKGRQEGVNIDPWEDAEYSIYKVTDRFGFLHEEELPTPSALEEKHKQQDIERVEKWVKMVKKWNKYRNSEKLVKRVYKGIPLQLRGQAWALLLDIEKVKQDNDGKYERMKQQARNFSTEIKQIDLDVNRTFRNHIMFMDRFGVKQQALFHVLAAYSVYNTEVSYCQGMSQIAAILLMYLNEEDAFWALSQLLTNSKHAMHGFFIPGFPKLHRFQTHHDLVLSKMLPKLKKHMDKEQMTTGIYTTKWFLQCFIDRTPFTLTLRLWDIYIMEGEKMLTAMAYTTLKLHKKRLQKLPLEELREFLQEQMGVSFFLPDDVVVEQLHAAMSELRSKKLDQPPPAKSEELPKKPLGQERPVLLLPLQPDSPLEVKINLQPHSQPNTEAQQTDSITLHQTPSPAEPQDSSTPLLPSPDPVVVHTQGTPSPLRPCRAPPLPPKADKCCAEVELDRDVKESLPEVSQTEDVGKQESQTGNPETRDEPVAWPPPYEPLDLEALAVQTEEEFMDLPDLPPPPFFYTEQNDQGPLDSGSPHLGNGTGTGPETQRRSPSPRSASPLVTQMKLSPKPCPKPPTSLDLTQTKPPPSKPSLPRKPSPPRKPSTPSAWTISSSSSSSPRLPPPKPTKFPVSLYVPMHTGDRRPSNTSQYDNLSEADDDDRYLERLLGSTPEEIPSMHGNPPHSTDGDYDPAHFPLPPPPVFIPPSPSPIPPSLCVLPSLPQEPEYEGEDSWVEDSIIPPPPASFADRLTPHTGSAASCSDTHRATSPGYSKPFSRGPRNHSAFPAPLLYTGSPPGRSRPSGQSAVGVPLVQSSPDFCRMPPVGQQLPKSVTF, from the exons ATGAACCTGGTTGGACCTTTCTCATTGG ATTTTGACATGAAGAAGGATATAGATACATTGCTAGCAGAGGAACGTGCTGAAATCATCGCTAAATATGACAAG GGCAGGCAGGAGGGCGTCAACATTGACCCATGGGAGGATGCTGAATACAGCATCTATAAGGTCACCGACCGCTTCGGCTTCCTGCA TGAGGAAGAGCTACCAACACCCAGTGCGCTTGAAGAAAAG CATAAGCAGCAGGACATAGAGCGAGTGGAGAAATGGGTGAAGATGGTGAAGAAGTGGAACAAGTACAGGAACAGTGAAAAG TTGGTGAAGCGTGTGTATAAAGGCATCCCTCTGCAGCTGAGAGGCCAGGCCTGGGCCTTGCTTTTGGACATAGAGAAAGTCAAACAAGATAACGACGGAAAATATGAG AGAATGAAGCAGCAGGCTCGTAACTTCTCCACAGAGATCAAACAGATAGACTTAGACGTCAACAGAACCTTCCGGAACCACATCATGTTCATGGACCGCTTTGGAGTCAA GCAGCAGGCACTGTTTCACGTACTAGCAGCTTACTCTGTCTACAACacg GAGGTGAGCTACTGCCAGGGAATGAGTCAGATCGCTGCCATCTTGCTCATGTACCTGAATGAGGAAGACGCTTTCTGGGCTCTGTCCCAGCTCCTCACCAACAGCAAGCATGCCATGCACG GGTTCTTCATCCCAGGATTTCCCAAGCTGCACCGTTTCCAGACCCATCATGATTTGGTCCTTTCCAAAATGCTGCCAAAGCTGAAGAAACACATG GATAAGGAGCAGATGACAACAGGGATTTACACCACCAAATGGTTTCTGCAGTGCTTCATTGACAGA ACCCCTTTCACCCTCACCCTGCGTTTATGGGACATCTACATAATGGAGGGAGAGAAGATGCTAACTGCCATGGCTTATACAACCCTCAAGTTACACAAGA AGCGCCTGCAGAAGCTTCCATTAGAGGAGCTGAGGGAGTTTCTCCAGGAGCAGATGGGTGTTTCTTTCTTCCTGCCTGATGACGTGGTGGTTGAACAGTTACATGCTGCTATGTCTGAGCTTCGCAGTAAAAAGCTGGACCAACCTCCTCCAG ccAAGTCAGAGGAGCTGCCAAAGAAACCTCTGGGCCAAGAGAGACCAGTTCTCCTTCTGCCTCTGCAGCCTGACTCTCCACTGGAGGTCAAAATAAATCTGCAGCCCCACAGCCAACCCAATACAGAGGCCCAGCAAACAGACAGCATCACCCTACACCAAACTCCTTCTCCTGCAGAGCCCCAGGACTCGAGTACACCTCTTCTGCCTTCACCTGACCCAGTTGTAGTCCACACACAAGGTACACCTTCTCCTTTAAGGCCTTGCAGAGCACCTCCGTTACCTCCAAAAGCAGACAAATGCTGTGCTGAGGTCGAGTTGGACAGAGATGTGAAGGAGTCGCTTCCAGAGGTTAGCCAGACCGAAGATGTGGGAAAACAGGAGAGCCAGACTGGAAACCCAGAGACCCGGGACGAGCCCGTGGCTTGGCCTCCACCCTATGAGCCCCTTGATTTGGAAGCTCTTGCTGTGCAGACTGAGGAGGAATTCATGGACCTTCCGGATCTGCCGCCGCCACCTTTCTTTTACACTGAGCAGAATGACCAAGGGCCTCTGGACAGTGGATCCCCCCACCTGGGGAATGGGACTGGGACTGGCCCAGAGACTCAGCGGCGCTCTCCTTCCCCTCGCTCAGCCTCACCACTGGTCACTCAAATGAAGCTATCTCCAAAACCATGCCCAAAACCACCCACGTCTCTTGACCTCACACAGACAAAACCTCCTCCCTCAAAGCCTTCCCTTCCCAGAAAGCCTTCCCCTCCCAGAAAGCCTTCTACTCCCAGTGCCTGGACcatatcctcctcctcctcctcctctcccagaCTTCCTCCCCCAAAGCCAACCAAGTTCCCAGTCTCCCTCTACGTCCCGATGCACACAGGAGACAGACGGCCTTCCAACACCTCCCAGTATGACAACCTTTCCGAGGCCGACGACGACGACCGCTACCTGGAGAGGCTGCTGGGCTCCACGCCTGAGGAAATTCCCAGCATGCATGGCAATCCCCCACATAGCACTGACGGAGACTATGACCCTGCTCACTTCCCTCTGCCTCCACCTCCCGTGTTCATCCCTCCTTCGCCTTCCCCTATCCCTCCCTCGCTGTGCGTTCTCCCCAGTTTGCCTCAGGAGCCAGAATATGAAGGAGAGGACAGCTGGGTGGAGGACTCCATCATCCCCCCTCCTCCAGCTAGTTTTGCTGACAGACTCACTCCCCACACGGGTAGTGCTGCCAGctgttcagacacacacagagccacctCGCCCGGTTACTCTAAGCCTTTTTCTAGGGGCCCCAGGAACCATTCTGCTTTCCCAGCACCACTGTTGTACACGGGGTCTCCCCCAGGACGCTCCAGGCCCTCAGGACAGTCAGCAGTAGGGGTGCCCCTGGTCCAATCCAGCCCAGACTTTTGCAGGATGCCTCCAGTTGGACAGCAACTGCCCAAATCAGTGACCTTTTGA
- the si:dkeyp-19e1.3 gene encoding USP6 N-terminal-like protein isoform X2 codes for MKKDIDTLLAEERAEIIAKYDKGRQEGVNIDPWEDAEYSIYKVTDRFGFLHEEELPTPSALEEKHKQQDIERVEKWVKMVKKWNKYRNSEKLVKRVYKGIPLQLRGQAWALLLDIEKVKQDNDGKYERMKQQARNFSTEIKQIDLDVNRTFRNHIMFMDRFGVKQQALFHVLAAYSVYNTEVSYCQGMSQIAAILLMYLNEEDAFWALSQLLTNSKHAMHGFFIPGFPKLHRFQTHHDLVLSKMLPKLKKHMDKEQMTTGIYTTKWFLQCFIDRTPFTLTLRLWDIYIMEGEKMLTAMAYTTLKLHKKRLQKLPLEELREFLQEQMGVSFFLPDDVVVEQLHAAMSELRSKKLDQPPPAKSEELPKKPLGQERPVLLLPLQPDSPLEVKINLQPHSQPNTEAQQTDSITLHQTPSPAEPQDSSTPLLPSPDPVVVHTQGTPSPLRPCRAPPLPPKADKCCAEVELDRDVKESLPEVSQTEDVGKQESQTGNPETRDEPVAWPPPYEPLDLEALAVQTEEEFMDLPDLPPPPFFYTEQNDQGPLDSGSPHLGNGTGTGPETQRRSPSPRSASPLVTQMKLSPKPCPKPPTSLDLTQTKPPPSKPSLPRKPSPPRKPSTPSAWTISSSSSSSPRLPPPKPTKFPVSLYVPMHTGDRRPSNTSQYDNLSEADDDDRYLERLLGSTPEEIPSMHGNPPHSTDGDYDPAHFPLPPPPVFIPPSPSPIPPSLCVLPSLPQEPEYEGEDSWVEDSIIPPPPASFADRLTPHTGSAASCSDTHRATSPGYSKPFSRGPRNHSAFPAPLLYTGSPPGRSRPSGQSAVGVPLVQSSPDFCRMPPVGQQLPKSVTF; via the exons ATGAAGAAGGATATAGATACATTGCTAGCAGAGGAACGTGCTGAAATCATCGCTAAATATGACAAG GGCAGGCAGGAGGGCGTCAACATTGACCCATGGGAGGATGCTGAATACAGCATCTATAAGGTCACCGACCGCTTCGGCTTCCTGCA TGAGGAAGAGCTACCAACACCCAGTGCGCTTGAAGAAAAG CATAAGCAGCAGGACATAGAGCGAGTGGAGAAATGGGTGAAGATGGTGAAGAAGTGGAACAAGTACAGGAACAGTGAAAAG TTGGTGAAGCGTGTGTATAAAGGCATCCCTCTGCAGCTGAGAGGCCAGGCCTGGGCCTTGCTTTTGGACATAGAGAAAGTCAAACAAGATAACGACGGAAAATATGAG AGAATGAAGCAGCAGGCTCGTAACTTCTCCACAGAGATCAAACAGATAGACTTAGACGTCAACAGAACCTTCCGGAACCACATCATGTTCATGGACCGCTTTGGAGTCAA GCAGCAGGCACTGTTTCACGTACTAGCAGCTTACTCTGTCTACAACacg GAGGTGAGCTACTGCCAGGGAATGAGTCAGATCGCTGCCATCTTGCTCATGTACCTGAATGAGGAAGACGCTTTCTGGGCTCTGTCCCAGCTCCTCACCAACAGCAAGCATGCCATGCACG GGTTCTTCATCCCAGGATTTCCCAAGCTGCACCGTTTCCAGACCCATCATGATTTGGTCCTTTCCAAAATGCTGCCAAAGCTGAAGAAACACATG GATAAGGAGCAGATGACAACAGGGATTTACACCACCAAATGGTTTCTGCAGTGCTTCATTGACAGA ACCCCTTTCACCCTCACCCTGCGTTTATGGGACATCTACATAATGGAGGGAGAGAAGATGCTAACTGCCATGGCTTATACAACCCTCAAGTTACACAAGA AGCGCCTGCAGAAGCTTCCATTAGAGGAGCTGAGGGAGTTTCTCCAGGAGCAGATGGGTGTTTCTTTCTTCCTGCCTGATGACGTGGTGGTTGAACAGTTACATGCTGCTATGTCTGAGCTTCGCAGTAAAAAGCTGGACCAACCTCCTCCAG ccAAGTCAGAGGAGCTGCCAAAGAAACCTCTGGGCCAAGAGAGACCAGTTCTCCTTCTGCCTCTGCAGCCTGACTCTCCACTGGAGGTCAAAATAAATCTGCAGCCCCACAGCCAACCCAATACAGAGGCCCAGCAAACAGACAGCATCACCCTACACCAAACTCCTTCTCCTGCAGAGCCCCAGGACTCGAGTACACCTCTTCTGCCTTCACCTGACCCAGTTGTAGTCCACACACAAGGTACACCTTCTCCTTTAAGGCCTTGCAGAGCACCTCCGTTACCTCCAAAAGCAGACAAATGCTGTGCTGAGGTCGAGTTGGACAGAGATGTGAAGGAGTCGCTTCCAGAGGTTAGCCAGACCGAAGATGTGGGAAAACAGGAGAGCCAGACTGGAAACCCAGAGACCCGGGACGAGCCCGTGGCTTGGCCTCCACCCTATGAGCCCCTTGATTTGGAAGCTCTTGCTGTGCAGACTGAGGAGGAATTCATGGACCTTCCGGATCTGCCGCCGCCACCTTTCTTTTACACTGAGCAGAATGACCAAGGGCCTCTGGACAGTGGATCCCCCCACCTGGGGAATGGGACTGGGACTGGCCCAGAGACTCAGCGGCGCTCTCCTTCCCCTCGCTCAGCCTCACCACTGGTCACTCAAATGAAGCTATCTCCAAAACCATGCCCAAAACCACCCACGTCTCTTGACCTCACACAGACAAAACCTCCTCCCTCAAAGCCTTCCCTTCCCAGAAAGCCTTCCCCTCCCAGAAAGCCTTCTACTCCCAGTGCCTGGACcatatcctcctcctcctcctcctctcccagaCTTCCTCCCCCAAAGCCAACCAAGTTCCCAGTCTCCCTCTACGTCCCGATGCACACAGGAGACAGACGGCCTTCCAACACCTCCCAGTATGACAACCTTTCCGAGGCCGACGACGACGACCGCTACCTGGAGAGGCTGCTGGGCTCCACGCCTGAGGAAATTCCCAGCATGCATGGCAATCCCCCACATAGCACTGACGGAGACTATGACCCTGCTCACTTCCCTCTGCCTCCACCTCCCGTGTTCATCCCTCCTTCGCCTTCCCCTATCCCTCCCTCGCTGTGCGTTCTCCCCAGTTTGCCTCAGGAGCCAGAATATGAAGGAGAGGACAGCTGGGTGGAGGACTCCATCATCCCCCCTCCTCCAGCTAGTTTTGCTGACAGACTCACTCCCCACACGGGTAGTGCTGCCAGctgttcagacacacacagagccacctCGCCCGGTTACTCTAAGCCTTTTTCTAGGGGCCCCAGGAACCATTCTGCTTTCCCAGCACCACTGTTGTACACGGGGTCTCCCCCAGGACGCTCCAGGCCCTCAGGACAGTCAGCAGTAGGGGTGCCCCTGGTCCAATCCAGCCCAGACTTTTGCAGGATGCCTCCAGTTGGACAGCAACTGCCCAAATCAGTGACCTTTTGA